The proteins below are encoded in one region of Ostrinia nubilalis chromosome 3, ilOstNubi1.1, whole genome shotgun sequence:
- the LOC135087837 gene encoding B9 domain-containing protein 2 isoform X2 yields the protein MAELHILGQLQSVSNFQDSSSLFCRYSFQAGPNWTVISGYPEGQTVSGKLDHAKSVIWSHPLDIHYITKGIQGWPKLVLQVSCLDSIGRAWVVGYACCSLPVVPGHHVLDVPCWLPVATTIRDRVREYFLGGSHQLLQTDIVNLGTDRFKLKTQSKGVVNLKIDLVLRNFTQFGVEYK from the exons ATGGCAGAATTGCATATTCTGGGGCAATTGCAGAGTGTATCGAATTTCCAAGATTCGTCATCTCTATTTTGTCGATATTCCTTCCAAGCAG GACCTAACTGGACTGTAATATCTGGATACCCAGAAGGACAGACAGTCTCAGGCAAACTAGATCATGCAAAGTCTGTCATTTGGTCTCACCCACTAGATATTCACTACATCACAAAAGGAATTCAAG GTTGGCCAAAGTTAGTTCTGCAGGTTAGTTGTCTTGACTCCATCGGAAGAGCCTGGGTCGTTGGTTATGCTTGCTGCAGCTTACCCGTAGTGCCTGGACATCATGTATTAGACGTGCCCTGCTGGTTACCTGTAGCTACTACAATTCGAGATCGTGTTCGAGAATACTTCCTTGGAGGATCCCATCAACTTCTTCAAACTGATATTGTTAATTTAGGAACAGATAg GTTCAAACTGAAAACTCAGTCCAAAGGTGTAGTTAATTTGAAAATAGATCTAGTGTTAAGAAATTTCACACAATTTGGAGTAGAATATAAGTAA